The sequence GGTGCCAATCGATGCACTCGGTATCCAAAGCCATATCGGCAAAACGCTCGGCCGACCCCGCGATGAGCTCGCTTGGCGCAAATTTTTGGAAGAAGTGCAGGGGTTGGGCCTTGATGTCCTGATTACAGAATTTGACTGTAGTGACCAGAACATCATCAAGCGTGATGCCGCTATCCGCGATGCTGAAACGGCCGCCTTCAGCAAGGGCTATCTGGATCTGACTCTCAGTTTCCCCAACGTGCGCGACGTGGTCGTCTGGTCACTCTCTGACGGGGAAAGCTATATGAATCGTCAAAGCTATCCGGAATATCGCTGGCGGACCGACGAGTTGCCCCTGCGTGGTCACGCCTATGACAAGCGGCTGAGGCCCAAGCCGATGCGTGATGCTATCGCCCTATCTCTCGCCAATGCTCCTGACCGAGCTTAAGAAGCACAGTCAGAGGTTAATTTCTTCGCGGAGAAGTACTATAAAGACCGTTCGCCAAAGCGAAAAATCATGTGGCGGTTAGAGTGGTACTTTGAGCAGCGCATCTTCGAGGAAAAGAACTTAACGGTACCGACAGCTGCGAGCCGCAAACGTGATGTTATTCGTGCCGCAGTGCATCAATTGGGTCCAGCCGGGACGCTCGCCGGGCCGGATAATAGCCGAAGATGATACCCATGATCGCAGAAAAGACGAAGCTCAGTATGTTGATTGCCGGGTCGAACATGAACGGCACATCAAGCAATGCCGAAAGACCCAGTGAAAGGCCGAATGCTAGCGCAATGCCGACAAGTCCGCCCAGGGCGCACAAGACCACCGCTTCTGTCAGGAACTGCAATTGAACCTCTCTTGCAAGCGCGCCGATGGCCAACCTGATGCCGATTTCCCGCGTTCTTTCTGTGACCGAAACCAGCATGATATTCATGATCCCGATACCGCCAACAAGCAAACTGATCGCCGCAATTGCGGCCACCATGGCGGTTAGCGCACCGGTTGCTGCGCCAAGCGCCTGATTCACTTGGGCCGTATCGATTATGTTGAAGTCATTGTCTTGCCCAGTTTGAAGCAGGCGCCGTTCACGAAGCAGATCAATCAGCGAAGATTGGATGCCCGAACTCGCGTAGGCGCCGTCATACTTTACCACGAAGTACTGGATGTCATCGCTACCGATAAAGCGCCGCTGCACTGTCTTTAGCGGCATCATCACGACATTGTCCTGATCTTGCCCACCACCGCCGCCTTGGCCGCGTTCCTCTAATACGCCAAGAACTGTGCAGGACACGTCGTTCAGGCGCATAGTCTCGCCAACGGGGCTGGTGCCAGGCACAAAGATCGCCTCGCGCACTTTGGGTCCGAGCAGGCAGACATTTTGTCCGGAGCTCTCCTCAGCAGCATTAAATGCCCGGCCATCAACGATCTCGATGGATTGCGCCCGTAGGAAGTCGTTGTTCACGCCGTTGACGGATGTCGACCAGTCCTGCCCGTTGTGAAATGCTGTCGCGTTAGAAGATACGCTGCCCGCAGCGAACATCACTCCGGCGATCTGCTTGCTGACTGCTTCGATATCGTCAGCTTCGAATGGACGCGGGGCACCGCGATCCGTGTTGACCGGAAATACGATAAAAACGTTCGAGCCGAGCGAGGAGATCTGGTCACGGATCGACGCAGTTACGCCGTTACCCAGCGTGACCATGGTGATCACCGCCGCGACGCCGATAATGATACCCAGCGTCGTCAGGAACGAGCGCAGCAGGTGACGCCGGATCTCGCGCAGCGAAAGCAACAGGGTGGCACCGAAAATCTTGAACATCAGGCGTCTGCCAACTGGCCGTGCTCGATCCGTTCGACCACGCCGTCTCGGAAACGCACGATGGTGCGGGCGAAAGCCGCCATTTCTTCCTCATGGGTAACGAGCAATATCGTAATGCCCGTGCGGTTGAGTTCGGTGAGCAGCTCCATAATCTCCAATGACCGCTCTGTATCGAGGTTACCGGTAGGCTCATCCGCCAAGAGCACATCGGGTTGCGTCACCAGAGCGCGCGCAATGGCGACACGCTGTTGCTGTCCGCCAGATAATTCAGCCGGGCTATGGTCGGCCCACGGACCTAGCCCCACGAGATCTAGAGCTTTCATACCCGCCTCGCGGCGCGCTTTCTTGCTTTCACCGCGATAGAATAGAGGCAATTCGACATTCTCGAGCGCTGACGTCCGCGACAACAAGTTGAAGCCCTGAAACACAAATCCAAGGTAGCGACGACGCAGCAGAGAGCGCTGATCGCGGGTAAGCGCCTGCACCTCCACGCCGCGAAAGCGAAAGGTCCCGCTGGTTGGCACGTCGAGGCAGCCGAGAATGTTCATGGTGGTCGACTTGCCCGAACCCGAAGGCCCCATGATCGCAACGAAGTCGCCGCGTTCGATGGTCATGTCCACGCCTTTCAGCGCCTGAAAAGCCGCTTGGCCGGTGCCAAACGTTTTCGTGATGTCGGTCAACTCTATGAGCTTTTCACCGCTCATTCTGTGGAGGCCTTAATCCCGGTCACCACCTTCATGCCCTTTTTCAGATCAGCTGAGCGAACAACTGTCATCCGCCCGTCGCTCTGGCCGGTGGTTACATCGATTGCCTTCAATGTCCCGTCGGCCTGCAATATCTGAATTTGCTGGCGGCTTCCCGCACCGATGCCGGCACGTTGCTCCTCCTGCTCAAGTCCGAACTGCGGATTTAGTACACCGCCGCCTTCTTCCGTCGGTTGATCATCTGGCCGGAACCTCAAAGCGCCATTGGGCACTAGCAATTGATTGCCGGTGCTTTGCGTTGCAACCGTGGCAGTGGCAGTCATCCCGGGCCGTAGCAGGCCTTCGCTATTGATTACGGAAAGCCGTGCCTCGTAACTCACCACTGAATTGCCTGCGGCCGCAGCGCCCGCCGAACCGCCTTCAGGCGCTGTATTGCTCGACGCCAGATCGACCCGTTCGACCAGCGCTGGAAAGCGTTTGCCGGGATAGGCATCGACGGCAAAGCTGGCTTTTTGGCCAGGTTCGATCTGGCCAACATCTGCCTCGTCGATCGCCACGCGCAGCTGCATGGCGGACAGATCTTCTGCCAAGACGAACAAGGTAGGCGTGTTGAAGGATGCAGCGACCGTCTGGCCCGGCTCAACGCGGCGAGCCAGGACAACGCCGGCAACGGGCGAGCGAATGACGGCTCGGCTGCGATTCGTCAGGCTGGAAGACAGTGCAGCTTGTGACGCGGCCACATTGGCGCGTGCTGAGGCGACACCGGCCCGGTTGCGCGCGACATTGGCTTCGGCTGCTTCAAGCTCTGTCTTTGATGGCACCTTGCCACCTGAAATCCGGTACACTTCCCGCAGCCGGTTGAGCTGTGCCGTATCGACATTCAACCCGGCCTGCGCCTGCGCCACAGATGCCTTCGCAGCGTTCAAGTTGGCGCGCGCCTGTTTGATCTGGTCATCGATGATGTCCGTATTAATCTGCGCCAGCACTTGTCCGCGGCCGACGCGGTCGTTCACATCCACCGTGATCCGGTCAATCCGCCCAGACACTTCGGAGCCGACTTCAACTTGATTGGTTGGCCGCAAATTTCCCGTTGCCGTCACGGTTAGGTCGAGCGATTTTTCGACCACTTCGGCAGTGACATAGGATGGCTCGTCGTCTCCGCTAGAACATCTCGACAGACCGAAAACCAGCAAGAGAACAATCAGTGCTGGGACCCAATATTTGGCCCAGCGCCGCCAGCGGGGGCGCTCCTTCTCGCCGAGAAATTCTTCCACGCTTTGCGGATTTTCGGTATCCGGTGCGTTCTCATCGCTCATTGTGAATTTCCTGTTTCGGCGAGTTCAATTTGTGAAGGGCTGGCGGCAACATCAGGCGTCCAACCGCCGCCAAGTGCCTGCGTGAGGCGGACGAAGGAGCTCGCCCGCTGTGCTTCCGCAGCCACCAGCGAATTGCGTGAGGAGAGCAGTTGGTTTTCGGCCGAGAGCAGCGTTTGAAAATCGGTCAGGCCGGCCTGATATTGGCTGCGGGCCAAGAATGCGGCATTTCCGGCTGCTTCGCGTGCCTCGCCCAGTATGATGACTCGTTCCTGAGCGCTTTGTAAATCAGCCCGCCCGGTTTCGACTTCCTCGAGTGCTCTCAGGATGGATAGCTGCCATGCGGCCAGCGAAGCCTCGGCTCCATATTCCGCGCTTCTGATCTGGGCCCTCGTGCGCCCGCCGTCAAAAATCAACTGACTGACACCGGCGAAGAGATTACCGGTTATGACGTCGAACAAATCACCAATGCCAGTCGCACCTGAGCCGATGTTTCCGGTAAGCCGGACCAGCGGGAGCAATTGCGCGCGGGCAAGATCAATACGGGCCCCATCCGCAATCAGGCTAGCTTCTGCGGCGCGCACATCTGGTCTGCGGCGCAGCACTTCGGCCGGAATGTCTAGGCCCAGTAGGGCGGGAGGCGCAGGCACTTTGTCCGGCGGCGATAGCAGGGTCAGCACGCGGCCCGGCGGCTCCGCTATCAGTGTAGAAATGGCGTTGGATGTCGCGGCAAGATCGCTTTCGAGTGCCGGAATGCTGGCTGCGGTTTGTGCCCGCTGGACCCGGGCCTGCTCAACATCCAAGCTAGAAACCAACCCCGCCTGATTGCGCCAGCGCGCGATCTGCAGATTCTCGTCTTGATTAGCGAGTGTATCGCGGGCGATCGCCAACTGCAGCGCGGTACTGCGCGCGGATATTGTCGCTGTCGCTACGTTACCGATTACGAGACGTTGGACGTCGGCAAGCGTATAGCCTGCTGCTGCAAGTTCAGCGCGTGAAATGGCAACCGAACTGCCAATCCGTCCGAACAGATCCACTTCCCAATCGGCGTCAGCACCCAACGAAAAGTTAAGATCCGAGCTCGCAAAATCGCCAATATCACGCCGAACACCGCCAGAGCTGGATATTTGCGGCATATAGCTGGCGCGCGCAGACTTTAGCGATTGACGCGCTTGCTTCAGCCGCGCAGTCGTCTGCGCCAGATCAAGATTGTTCTTGGCCGCCGATGTGACAAATTCGGCGAGCAGCGGATCGCCGAGCGATAGCCAATATTGGGAAACGTCAGTCACGGGCAGGTCGTCCGAAGCATTCCACGCATCAGGGACTGCGACGTTATGCTGAGGCGGTTCGAGCATTTCGGAAGTACTGGCGCAGCCAGCCAGCGCTAGCGCTGACAGCATCGACGCGGCCTTAGGCACCCGTTCCAAACCGATACTAAAAGACCGCCCTGCCAAAGTAATTTTCATGTGCGACTGCCGAATGCCATATGTGCACTCTCCCCTGATCGCTTCATGGCATAGTTACCGCGAATTGACATAGCTCGTATCGACCAATGGGGAATACGGCCTGACTATCCGCGCATGCGCATCAAAAGTTTGATCTGATGGGATCCGTTCACAGAACCTTTCACCAGCGGCTCATTTCAGTCTCAACAACACCCGCTTTCCGAAGCAGGGGGCGGACCCAACGCAGGCGAAGAAATTAGGTGAGGAAAATGCCCGCATTTGGGTCGATTGCAGTCAGTCTGCTTTCAGCTCGCAAGGCGGACAAAGCCGACATTCCGCTAACGAACCAATCGAAGGCATTGGAATTTATCCTGCAAACGGTCAGAGTTCGACCATTTTGTAAGGGGTGCACTCGAGTCGAGAAAGGATTTCAAGTCCGTGTGATTTAAGAACGGATATCAATTCTTCAACCAGATTTCCTTCGACAGTTACAGCCACTGAACATGAGTCCTCTATGTATCGAACAATAACATCGTCGATCCTTAGCCGAAGCCCGCGACATATTGCAGCGTTCCACGCCAACCGTTTCACAAGATTCGCGCCCATATCTGCCGTCGCTACGATAATATGGGATCGATTTCCCGATAGGAACTGCGGAGCAATCTAACTCCCTATCGCTTCTAAAGCGGTCGTTGCCATATGCTCGGCTGCTTCATCTGACGGAGCAATCACCAAGAATGTCACATTCGGCTGCTCCATGCCGGTGGGCTCGAGGAACACGATCCCCTGTCGGTGATGGTCCGCGTATAGCCAGCGCTCGAGCCTTTGTAATACGTCTTCAAAATCGGGAATACTTTGGTCGTGAAGAGCTCGCTGCACGATCACCAGCTTCATAGGATTTCTTGTGCCCACTAACCGGCGGGCAACCATCATCGGTATCGAGACACCGCCCCACCGGCCATTGCATTCTATCCAGTGCAGCTCTGCACTTTCCAATCCCGTACCGGTCAAGAGGGCATCCAAGCTTAACCGTCCGACATATCCAAGTTTCTGAAAAAATGTGCTAATCGCCAATGCTTGTCGGCAAAAGCGCGCTTGAAGTTCAAACGGAAGCGCAATTTGGCTCGCCCCTACAAACGACTGCCGTTCGCCCGACAATATCTGCCCAAATATACCTTCGATAATCGGCGGCCCGATGTTTGCCTGAGGAACCCAGACCTGCGCGGAAGGACTGGCTATTGCGGCTGCCTCCCACACTCCAACAAGTATTGGATAGCGGTCATCCCAGCCCATCAAGCGAAGCCGAAGAAGGATATTGTTCCGTAGTTCGGTCAGCGAAACCGACCGCACGATTGCGCTCTCAAGCACCAGATTTCCCATCGATCCTGCGCTCGCAGGTAGTTTAATGATCAGCTTTTCGTATTGCCGTGCCAGTCTGGACAGAATGGTTGCGGCTGCAATGGGCCCGTAGACCGAGTATGTCGGCGGCACAGCATCTTTGCCCATAATGGCGCGCACCTGGTGAGCGAACCAGAGCTTGTCATTGACCAAGCGGGACAGTTGCGGAAGCGGCGCGCATATTTGCACCGGGCAGCCAGACCGCCGGGCAATTTCCGCGCCTAACAACCAGTCGTAGCCGCTCGAAAGGTAGGGGCAGATGTTCAGGGTACCTGCGATACTGGCCGCGTCCACAAGTTGTGACATCGCCGTTTCGTTTTCCAGACACGCTGCTGCGAGCGTCCGCCGCAACCGGATGTCGCCGCGATCAACCTTGAGAATTACCGGTTGAGCGCCTCCGAATAGCTTCCCCAAATACCGTTCAAACGAAGCGTTCCGCTGCTTTGATATCAGACAAAAATCACCTGGCCGGGCCAATCCCAGTATCCGGTATTCATGGCTCGCGAACCCTTCGGGCGGCATAAGTTGGATACCCTGATGATCTTCGAGAAAGAGTGTTGGCCCTTCCCGGTATCCCGGCTTCACATTGTTTCCGAAGACCGATGGATCGTTTAGTCGGGGAAAGCCGGTGAGCTGCCTTTTCGCCAAGCTTTCGATATGCGTCATGATCTCGGACGACAGATCCTCAGATATAGAATCAGCAAGCGGCCAAGGCGCTAGCCCCCTGTCGCGGGTGTCTATCGGCGACAGGCTATTCATTCTTAGCTGCTTTTCTATGGGTATACTCCGTCCAAGGCGAGGCGCCTTTCCGCCGGCGCCTGAGGTTTTGGAGAAGGCGGGCTTTCTTTACCTCGTCAAGCCCACCCATCGCGCCGAATAGCTCGCCGCATTCGGAGACATGTTTCTCCATCT comes from Altererythrobacter sp. ZODW24 and encodes:
- a CDS encoding ABC transporter permease, coding for MFGATLLLSLREIRRHLLRSFLTTLGIIIGVAAVITMVTLGNGVTASIRDQISSLGSNVFIVFPVNTDRGAPRPFEADDIEAVSKQIAGVMFAAGSVSSNATAFHNGQDWSTSVNGVNNDFLRAQSIEIVDGRAFNAAEESSGQNVCLLGPKVREAIFVPGTSPVGETMRLNDVSCTVLGVLEERGQGGGGGQDQDNVVMMPLKTVQRRFIGSDDIQYFVVKYDGAYASSGIQSSLIDLLRERRLLQTGQDNDFNIIDTAQVNQALGAATGALTAMVAAIAAISLLVGGIGIMNIMLVSVTERTREIGIRLAIGALAREVQLQFLTEAVVLCALGGLVGIALAFGLSLGLSALLDVPFMFDPAINILSFVFSAIMGIIFGYYPARRASRLDPIDALRHE
- a CDS encoding ABC transporter ATP-binding protein — protein: MSGEKLIELTDITKTFGTGQAAFQALKGVDMTIERGDFVAIMGPSGSGKSTTMNILGCLDVPTSGTFRFRGVEVQALTRDQRSLLRRRYLGFVFQGFNLLSRTSALENVELPLFYRGESKKARREAGMKALDLVGLGPWADHSPAELSGGQQQRVAIARALVTQPDVLLADEPTGNLDTERSLEIMELLTELNRTGITILLVTHEEEMAAFARTIVRFRDGVVERIEHGQLADA
- a CDS encoding efflux RND transporter periplasmic adaptor subunit, with the translated sequence MSDENAPDTENPQSVEEFLGEKERPRWRRWAKYWVPALIVLLLVFGLSRCSSGDDEPSYVTAEVVEKSLDLTVTATGNLRPTNQVEVGSEVSGRIDRITVDVNDRVGRGQVLAQINTDIIDDQIKQARANLNAAKASVAQAQAGLNVDTAQLNRLREVYRISGGKVPSKTELEAAEANVARNRAGVASARANVAASQAALSSSLTNRSRAVIRSPVAGVVLARRVEPGQTVAASFNTPTLFVLAEDLSAMQLRVAIDEADVGQIEPGQKASFAVDAYPGKRFPALVERVDLASSNTAPEGGSAGAAAAGNSVVSYEARLSVINSEGLLRPGMTATATVATQSTGNQLLVPNGALRFRPDDQPTEEGGGVLNPQFGLEQEEQRAGIGAGSRQQIQILQADGTLKAIDVTTGQSDGRMTVVRSADLKKGMKVVTGIKASTE
- a CDS encoding efflux transporter outer membrane subunit; translation: MKITLAGRSFSIGLERVPKAASMLSALALAGCASTSEMLEPPQHNVAVPDAWNASDDLPVTDVSQYWLSLGDPLLAEFVTSAAKNNLDLAQTTARLKQARQSLKSARASYMPQISSSGGVRRDIGDFASSDLNFSLGADADWEVDLFGRIGSSVAISRAELAAAGYTLADVQRLVIGNVATATISARSTALQLAIARDTLANQDENLQIARWRNQAGLVSSLDVEQARVQRAQTAASIPALESDLAATSNAISTLIAEPPGRVLTLLSPPDKVPAPPALLGLDIPAEVLRRRPDVRAAEASLIADGARIDLARAQLLPLVRLTGNIGSGATGIGDLFDVITGNLFAGVSQLIFDGGRTRAQIRSAEYGAEASLAAWQLSILRALEEVETGRADLQSAQERVIILGEAREAAGNAAFLARSQYQAGLTDFQTLLSAENQLLSSRNSLVAAEAQRASSFVRLTQALGGGWTPDVAASPSQIELAETGNSQ